A single genomic interval of Terriglobus albidus harbors:
- a CDS encoding serine/threonine-protein kinase, giving the protein MKQRQVEQYEIVRKLGAGGSGVVYLATDTLLQRPVVLKLIKRGALTVEQIRSTVLREARLASAIDHPNVCAIYDTGETEDEAFIAMQYIPGKGLDKVIGEGPASLQLILSAGMQMADGLAAAHALGIFHRDLKPANVMLTDGGLIKILDFGLARRLSAEDMHFDPVKPGDKRDANAPVGPTYTARGGTVAYMAPEQFVTGQSSVQSDIFALGLILYELAAGRHPFHRPDAPEFQSIRAIQFSDPPPLREIAPSLPQELESVILRCLEKQPSARFGSAVELRESLKTILTTMQLEAVVVPGGSPLARPLETPQEEEKRSTGILSMLAERFRDSAETPSKENSIVVLPFVNFAPAGDVSPLYGHALADAMSARLARISDLVVRPTSALMNVPVQQLDPLAIGRKLLVQFVLAGNFLRSEKGFDLNWQLLDVAGQSILAGGAISVASFDLVAVQTEISNEVFASLQGFGGLKRKRAAGVPSTSSPLTEDTSEDYLQGRAILSSFMQTTGSRDDLDRARKLLEAVVTRNPNFAPGWTGLGIAQLQYARHGLGGQMHLLEARRAFDKALSLDPGSIEANLYRVYMLLSRGEKESVRHGIENLLQTAENEWNVHTIAGITLRLDGMYEEALDQFSTALRLNPSGAPNIYNHRARVYQYQNQLELAGDEIQKGLTLQPDHALLRITQGYQLMRRGELQKAVETLESVVADDPSLRIMSPTIAMCYVQLGDRQKASTFILDETLAAAEADSEMAYRLATYFAVEGDESEALHWLRRAIYLGNENYPWFSINPAWSKLRGHADFERILEDLKKSFRRNQKNWKRLLSNVRKLG; this is encoded by the coding sequence ATGAAGCAACGACAGGTGGAGCAATATGAGATTGTCCGAAAGCTGGGCGCGGGCGGTTCCGGCGTCGTCTATCTTGCCACGGACACTCTGCTGCAACGTCCCGTCGTCCTTAAGCTGATCAAGCGTGGAGCTCTGACCGTCGAACAGATCCGGTCGACCGTTCTGCGTGAGGCCCGGCTCGCCTCCGCCATCGATCATCCCAATGTTTGCGCGATCTATGACACGGGTGAGACCGAGGATGAAGCATTCATTGCCATGCAGTACATCCCCGGCAAGGGCCTGGACAAGGTCATCGGCGAGGGTCCGGCGAGCCTGCAGCTCATCCTCTCGGCAGGCATGCAGATGGCAGACGGCCTGGCTGCCGCGCATGCGCTCGGTATCTTCCATCGCGATCTGAAGCCTGCCAACGTCATGCTGACGGATGGCGGCCTGATCAAGATTCTCGACTTCGGCCTCGCTCGCCGGCTCTCGGCGGAAGACATGCATTTTGACCCGGTGAAGCCTGGTGACAAGCGCGATGCCAATGCTCCCGTGGGGCCGACGTATACGGCACGCGGCGGAACCGTGGCTTACATGGCTCCGGAGCAGTTCGTGACCGGGCAGTCGAGCGTTCAGAGCGACATCTTTGCGTTGGGACTCATCCTGTACGAGCTCGCTGCCGGCCGCCATCCGTTCCATCGTCCCGATGCGCCGGAGTTCCAGTCCATTCGGGCGATTCAGTTCTCCGATCCGCCTCCACTACGCGAGATTGCGCCCTCGCTCCCACAGGAACTGGAGAGCGTTATCCTCCGCTGCCTGGAGAAACAGCCGTCGGCACGTTTCGGATCGGCAGTAGAGCTACGCGAGAGCCTGAAGACCATTCTGACCACGATGCAGCTTGAAGCTGTCGTGGTGCCTGGCGGCTCACCGCTCGCCCGTCCGCTCGAGACGCCGCAGGAGGAAGAGAAGCGCTCCACCGGCATTTTGTCGATGCTTGCCGAGCGTTTCCGCGACAGCGCCGAGACTCCTTCCAAGGAAAACTCGATCGTCGTTCTTCCGTTCGTGAACTTCGCTCCGGCAGGTGATGTCTCTCCGCTCTACGGGCATGCGCTCGCCGATGCTATGTCGGCCAGGTTGGCGCGTATCTCGGATCTAGTCGTGCGTCCCACCAGCGCCCTGATGAATGTGCCGGTGCAGCAGCTTGATCCGCTGGCTATCGGCCGCAAGCTGCTGGTGCAGTTTGTGCTCGCCGGAAACTTCCTGCGGTCGGAGAAGGGCTTTGACCTGAACTGGCAGTTACTGGACGTTGCCGGGCAGAGCATTCTCGCCGGCGGCGCCATCAGTGTGGCCTCGTTCGATCTGGTCGCCGTGCAGACGGAGATCAGTAATGAGGTCTTCGCCTCGCTGCAGGGCTTTGGCGGTCTGAAACGCAAGCGCGCCGCCGGAGTTCCGAGTACATCTTCACCGCTGACGGAAGACACCTCAGAGGACTATCTCCAGGGCCGTGCGATTCTTTCCAGCTTCATGCAGACGACCGGATCGCGTGACGACCTTGATCGGGCTCGGAAGCTGCTGGAGGCGGTGGTAACGCGGAACCCGAACTTTGCTCCGGGATGGACTGGTCTCGGTATCGCGCAACTGCAGTATGCCCGTCATGGTCTGGGTGGCCAGATGCATCTGCTGGAGGCACGCCGTGCCTTCGACAAGGCGTTGTCGCTCGATCCCGGATCGATTGAGGCGAATCTCTATCGCGTCTACATGCTGCTCTCACGTGGCGAGAAAGAGAGTGTTCGTCACGGGATCGAGAATCTGCTGCAGACCGCGGAAAACGAATGGAACGTGCACACCATCGCCGGCATCACCTTGCGGCTCGATGGCATGTACGAAGAAGCGCTCGATCAGTTCTCGACCGCCCTCCGCCTCAATCCCTCGGGAGCCCCGAATATCTACAACCATCGCGCCCGCGTCTATCAGTACCAGAACCAGTTGGAGCTGGCCGGTGATGAGATTCAGAAGGGCCTGACACTGCAGCCCGATCACGCTCTGCTGCGCATCACCCAGGGATATCAGCTGATGCGCCGGGGAGAGTTGCAGAAGGCCGTAGAGACACTGGAGTCGGTGGTTGCGGACGATCCCTCGCTGCGCATCATGTCGCCGACGATTGCGATGTGCTACGTGCAGCTTGGAGACCGGCAGAAGGCCTCGACCTTCATCCTGGATGAGACGTTGGCGGCTGCCGAGGCCGACTCCGAGATGGCCTATCGCCTGGCTACGTACTTCGCGGTAGAAGGCGATGAGAGCGAAGCATTGCACTGGTTGCGCCGCGCCATCTACCTGGGGAACGAGAATTATCCCTGGTTCTCAATCAACCCGGCATGGAGCAAGCTGCGCGGCCACGCAGACTTCGAGCGCATTCTTGAAGACCTGAAGAAGAGCTTCCGGAGAAACCAGAAGAACTGGAAGCGCCTGCTCAGCAACGTCCGCAAGCTAGGTTGA
- a CDS encoding TrbI/VirB10 family protein, with the protein MSVKHSVSTAALLLSIAPLFAQQSGVSVPPNEDYTQDAAPQKPSAAKPVATVPPALGEAPAPAPVQTMPAPVAAPKPVPAAPAPTAVAELKTHTDADPDSGVVTYVPSPKGELPQGTLIRVHLNDEISTTDTPLGAPFHARIAQDVSRDGHVIIPAGSEMVGRVTEVRGGKRIRGAALIHLEPQQINLPDGTHFVVHAQVIDTDQQGTARIGSEGDIVRRDHAKGTLATMGLTTGGATAAGAMIGGGVGALVGAGIGAGASTVVWLKQDRQLTIMKDSTIDFALSVPMMTTPLHN; encoded by the coding sequence ATGTCCGTCAAGCACTCTGTATCCACCGCTGCCCTGCTTCTGTCAATTGCGCCGCTGTTTGCGCAGCAAAGCGGCGTATCCGTGCCCCCCAATGAGGACTATACGCAGGACGCCGCCCCGCAGAAGCCCAGCGCAGCTAAGCCCGTCGCCACGGTTCCGCCCGCCCTCGGCGAGGCACCGGCTCCGGCTCCGGTTCAGACAATGCCTGCTCCCGTTGCCGCTCCCAAGCCGGTACCGGCAGCCCCTGCTCCCACCGCTGTCGCTGAGCTGAAAACGCATACCGACGCGGACCCTGATAGCGGTGTAGTGACCTACGTCCCCTCCCCCAAGGGTGAACTTCCGCAGGGCACGCTGATCCGTGTGCACCTCAACGATGAGATCTCCACAACCGATACCCCGCTCGGCGCTCCCTTCCATGCCCGGATTGCTCAGGATGTTTCGCGCGATGGCCATGTCATCATCCCCGCCGGTTCGGAGATGGTCGGGCGCGTGACGGAAGTACGTGGTGGCAAGCGGATCCGCGGTGCAGCCCTGATTCACCTGGAGCCACAGCAGATCAACCTGCCTGACGGAACGCACTTTGTCGTCCATGCGCAGGTCATCGATACCGACCAGCAAGGAACCGCTCGTATCGGCAGCGAAGGCGATATCGTTCGCCGGGATCACGCCAAGGGCACCCTGGCTACCATGGGACTTACTACCGGTGGCGCCACCGCTGCAGGAGCCATGATTGGCGGCGGTGTGGGGGCTCTGGTAGGCGCAGGTATCGGCGCCGGCGCCTCGACCGTGGTCTGGCTGAAGCAGGACCGCCAGCTCACCATCATGAAGGATTCCACCATCGACTTCGCGCTGAGCGTGCCGATGATGACCACGCCCCTGCACAACTAA
- the eno gene encoding phosphopyruvate hydratase yields MTEIVSIHAREILDSRGNPTVEADVLLAGGALGRAAVPSGASTGEHEAVELRDGDKEVYLGKGVLQAVENVESILAPELAGMDASNQRLIDATMIAIDGTENKSKLGANAILAVSMATARAAAAQLKLPLYRYLGGVNACILPTPMMNILNGGAHADNTVDFQEFMVMPVGAESFSDALRWGTEVFHTLKGVLKKKGLNTAVGDEGGFAPSLKSNVEAIEVILEAIELAGYKAGEQIAIALDPASSEFYNKETGKYVFKKSDKRELSSEEMASFWESWCRQYPIVSIEDGLAEDDWAGWKLLTDKIGNFVQLVGDDLFVTNSRRLQQGIEQGVANSILIKVNQIGTVSETLEAIALGRRYGYTSIISHRSGETEDTFIADLAVATGAGQIKTGSASRTDRIAKYNQLLRIEEELGPGAEFLGIESINCGE; encoded by the coding sequence ATGACCGAGATTGTTTCCATTCACGCCCGCGAGATCCTGGATTCGCGTGGAAATCCGACCGTTGAGGCCGATGTCCTGCTCGCCGGTGGCGCGCTTGGCCGTGCCGCTGTGCCCTCGGGCGCATCTACCGGTGAACACGAGGCTGTTGAACTGCGTGACGGCGACAAAGAGGTTTACCTCGGTAAGGGCGTGCTGCAGGCCGTCGAGAATGTCGAGAGCATCCTCGCTCCGGAGCTGGCCGGCATGGACGCCAGCAACCAGCGCCTGATCGACGCGACCATGATTGCCATCGATGGCACCGAGAACAAGAGTAAGCTGGGCGCTAACGCCATCCTGGCCGTCTCGATGGCCACCGCGCGCGCCGCCGCCGCGCAGCTCAAACTGCCGCTGTATCGCTACCTCGGCGGCGTGAATGCCTGCATTCTGCCCACACCGATGATGAACATCCTCAACGGCGGCGCACACGCCGACAATACTGTGGATTTCCAGGAGTTCATGGTTATGCCGGTCGGCGCGGAGAGCTTCTCTGACGCACTGCGCTGGGGCACTGAGGTCTTCCACACGCTGAAGGGCGTGCTCAAGAAGAAGGGCCTGAACACCGCTGTTGGTGACGAGGGCGGCTTCGCTCCTTCGCTGAAGTCAAACGTTGAAGCCATCGAGGTGATCCTTGAGGCCATCGAACTGGCCGGATACAAGGCCGGTGAGCAGATCGCCATCGCACTCGATCCTGCCTCGTCTGAGTTCTACAACAAGGAGACGGGTAAGTATGTCTTCAAGAAAAGCGACAAGCGCGAGCTGAGCAGCGAAGAGATGGCGTCGTTCTGGGAGAGCTGGTGCCGTCAGTACCCGATCGTCTCCATCGAAGACGGTCTGGCGGAAGATGACTGGGCCGGTTGGAAGCTGCTGACCGATAAGATCGGTAACTTCGTGCAGCTCGTCGGTGACGATCTCTTCGTCACGAACTCCCGCCGTCTGCAGCAGGGCATCGAGCAGGGCGTAGCCAACTCAATCCTGATCAAGGTGAACCAGATCGGTACGGTTTCGGAGACGCTGGAAGCTATCGCTCTGGGCCGCCGCTACGGATACACCTCGATCATCTCGCACCGTTCGGGCGAGACCGAAGACACCTTCATCGCCGACCTGGCGGTAGCTACCGGTGCAGGACAGATCAAGACCGGTTCGGCCAGCCGCACGGATCGTATCGCCAAGTACAACCAGCTTCTCCGCATCGAGGAAGAGCTGGGGCCGGGCGCCGAGTTCCTCGGAATTGAATCCATCAACTGCGGTGAGTAG
- the gpmI gene encoding 2,3-bisphosphoglycerate-independent phosphoglycerate mutase, with the protein MSKNKPLVLTILDGWGIRTETKGNAIALARKPNYDRLLAEYPNTTIRASDHFVGLPDGQMGNSEVGHLNIGAGRIVRMDIVRIDETVSKGDFFTDPTLVKAMQAAAHGRALHLIGLVSDGGVHSHQRHLYALLKMAAEQGLKKVYVHAFMDGRDTLPSSGAGYLEALSQKFREYGVGKLASVSGRYYAMDRDLRWEREAKAFDAMVKGHAEGGAYEDAIARVREGYNNGVTDEFIVPFVVTEHGKPVATIQDEDAVICFNYRADRVRQIIRVLARNSHLSKDDGRELPKSAELELEIPRPGVPKNLHVVTMTQYDKNFTLPMYLQPESMENLLANVMGNAELRNLRVAETEKYAHVTYFFNGGIEKPFAGEERELVPSKKVATYDLAPEMSAEGIAEVVEKAVNDTAFDVIVVNFANADMVGHSGKIEPTVKGVETVDYCLGRLYKAIRAREGAMIVTADHGNAEMLIDPTTGGPHTAHTTNPVPFILVTDQGKKIGVRDGGSLRDISPTILGLLGIPQPKEMTGGDLRVLPPTK; encoded by the coding sequence ATGTCAAAGAACAAGCCGCTCGTCCTGACCATCCTGGATGGATGGGGTATCCGCACCGAGACCAAGGGTAATGCCATCGCTCTTGCCCGCAAGCCGAACTACGACCGTCTGTTGGCGGAGTATCCCAATACGACGATCCGCGCCAGCGATCACTTTGTCGGTCTTCCTGATGGACAGATGGGTAACTCGGAGGTCGGTCACCTGAACATCGGCGCCGGCCGTATCGTGCGCATGGATATCGTCCGCATCGATGAGACAGTCTCGAAAGGCGACTTCTTTACCGATCCCACGCTGGTGAAGGCGATGCAGGCTGCTGCTCATGGGCGGGCGCTGCATCTGATCGGCCTGGTGTCGGACGGCGGTGTGCACTCGCATCAGCGGCATCTCTATGCGCTGCTGAAGATGGCTGCAGAGCAGGGTCTGAAGAAGGTCTATGTGCATGCCTTCATGGACGGTCGCGACACACTGCCGAGCTCCGGGGCAGGCTATCTGGAAGCCCTCTCCCAGAAGTTCCGTGAGTATGGTGTGGGCAAGCTGGCTTCCGTGAGCGGACGTTATTATGCGATGGACCGCGATCTGCGCTGGGAGCGCGAGGCCAAGGCCTTCGATGCCATGGTGAAGGGGCACGCCGAGGGCGGAGCTTATGAGGACGCCATCGCCCGCGTGCGTGAGGGTTACAACAACGGCGTTACTGACGAGTTCATCGTCCCCTTTGTCGTTACTGAGCACGGCAAGCCGGTAGCAACCATTCAAGACGAGGACGCGGTCATCTGCTTCAACTACCGTGCCGACCGCGTTCGCCAGATCATTCGCGTCCTGGCTCGCAACTCGCACCTCTCCAAAGACGACGGACGCGAGTTGCCTAAGTCTGCGGAGCTCGAACTGGAGATTCCACGTCCCGGTGTGCCGAAGAACCTGCACGTGGTGACGATGACGCAGTACGACAAGAACTTCACCCTGCCCATGTATCTGCAGCCGGAGAGCATGGAAAACCTGCTCGCCAATGTGATGGGCAACGCCGAGCTTCGCAACCTGCGTGTGGCCGAGACCGAGAAGTACGCGCATGTCACCTACTTCTTCAACGGCGGTATCGAGAAGCCCTTCGCCGGCGAAGAGCGCGAGCTGGTGCCTTCGAAGAAGGTTGCGACGTATGATCTGGCTCCCGAGATGAGCGCCGAAGGAATCGCCGAAGTTGTCGAGAAGGCAGTCAACGATACGGCCTTCGATGTGATTGTCGTTAACTTCGCGAACGCGGATATGGTGGGCCACTCCGGCAAGATCGAACCTACGGTCAAGGGCGTGGAGACGGTCGATTACTGTCTGGGCCGTCTGTACAAGGCGATCAGAGCCCGTGAAGGCGCCATGATCGTGACGGCCGACCACGGTAACGCCGAGATGCTGATTGACCCGACCACCGGAGGGCCGCACACCGCGCACACCACCAACCCCGTGCCCTTCATCCTGGTGACCGATCAGGGCAAGAAGATCGGCGTGCGCGACGGTGGCTCGCTGCGCGACATCTCTCCGACGATTCTCGGGCTCCTCGGAATCCCGCAGCCCAAGGAGATGACGGGAGGCGACCTGCGGGTGCTTCCTCCAACGAAGTAG
- the recR gene encoding recombination mediator RecR has product MARFAEPMARLIEELRKLPGIGTKSAQRLAFHILRSSTTDAEALSKAILQLKASLRLCSRCNNITDIDPCAICSSPTRNQRLVCVVEEPTNIGAIEKTRTWNGVFHVLHGTLSPVNGIGPEQLRTANLFNRLSEIEEVILALSPTVEGEATSHYLAQEIHRLAPDLPVTRIATGVPAGSDIEYADEITLSRALDNRRQL; this is encoded by the coding sequence ATGGCCCGCTTCGCAGAACCTATGGCGCGGCTGATCGAAGAGCTGCGCAAACTTCCCGGCATCGGTACGAAGTCGGCGCAGCGGCTCGCCTTTCACATCCTGCGCTCCAGCACGACGGACGCCGAAGCTCTCTCCAAGGCGATTCTTCAGCTCAAGGCGAGCCTTCGCTTGTGCTCGCGCTGCAACAACATCACCGACATCGATCCCTGCGCGATCTGCTCCAGCCCTACCCGCAACCAACGCCTGGTCTGCGTCGTAGAAGAGCCGACCAACATTGGCGCGATCGAAAAGACCCGGACATGGAACGGAGTTTTCCACGTCCTTCACGGGACTCTTTCCCCAGTGAATGGCATCGGCCCCGAGCAACTCCGCACGGCCAATCTTTTCAATCGCTTATCGGAAATAGAGGAAGTTATTCTTGCGCTTTCTCCGACCGTTGAGGGTGAGGCGACAAGCCACTATTTAGCCCAGGAAATCCACAGGCTGGCTCCCGACCTTCCCGTCACTCGCATCGCCACAGGCGTTCCTGCGGGAAGTGATATCGAGTACGCCGATGAGATCACGTTGAGCCGTGCTCTCGACAATCGCCGCCAGCTCTAA
- a CDS encoding YbaB/EbfC family nucleoid-associated protein, translated as MNFSDIAKMREMMGQARQMQEQMEQKLRQAEVEATSGGGMVTARMNGKKELLSLKIDPTAFSSGMGSPADIELLEDLIKAAINEAGRKADEIMKQGVQSALGGLNIPGLT; from the coding sequence ATGAACTTTTCCGACATCGCGAAGATGAGAGAGATGATGGGCCAGGCCCGTCAGATGCAGGAGCAGATGGAACAGAAGCTCCGCCAGGCCGAGGTCGAAGCCACCTCAGGCGGAGGCATGGTTACGGCCCGCATGAACGGCAAGAAGGAACTGCTCTCTCTCAAGATCGACCCCACGGCCTTTTCCTCTGGCATGGGCTCGCCTGCCGATATCGAGCTGCTCGAAGATCTGATCAAGGCCGCCATCAACGAAGCCGGCCGCAAAGCCGACGAGATCATGAAGCAGGGGGTTCAGTCGGCCCTTGGCGGTCTCAACATTCCGGGACTGACCTAA
- the dnaX gene encoding DNA polymerase III subunit gamma/tau — protein MAYQVLARKYRPLRFADVAGQDHVTRTLINALEQQRIAHGYIFSGHRGIGKTTIARILASALNCRNAIGSAERPTAEPCLKCDSCIEIRQGNAVDVIEIDAATNRGIDEIRELRDAARYRPARDRYKIYILDEAHQITDAAFNALLKTLEEPPDHIVFMMATTEPENIPQTIRSRCQHFSFHAVRHDDILAELRGIAQQEDVAADDAALALLAEAGDGSMRDALSIMDQAIASAPVVDGKAQLVATQIRDLMGSVPNTVFEEILEAVSANRSAVVIQTAARLLDAGNSPTQISRQFVRYLRNCVVAKIANLTEENNQSDLLQISQDERRRATRSSQLFTEEELTRFLQVMLRTFDDLGFRQEPRFHLELGLLKLVHLQRLLPVEDLLSQLPAPTGASSRPAAAAPPVRPATPPPARPSGGQPGSSTSATSAAPAKPAFSPFEADRSRKTEMSSRPTLNNVIPIDQTAGNLALAPEPVLPAAAPLPEVAAPVALVEPVVEAPSTPSPIAVPKPVAPSIAVFAEPVATPIAEPVMAPPPAPVMAPPATPVEVVVPAPAPVATAVATPTPTAAQAAGGYDIAALQNAIVNELSASKGHSSAADQMDESTFIIEGNELRVQTTLSAGMLKLLINAEAEKIIKASLRLQGAGDLKLVLLAGSAANAAAKKDRPAAAGSVKATAMEHPIVQQAQKLFNAEIRTVIDLREK, from the coding sequence ATGGCCTATCAGGTTCTTGCCCGCAAGTATCGCCCTCTCCGTTTTGCCGACGTGGCCGGACAGGATCACGTCACCCGGACGCTCATCAATGCTCTGGAGCAGCAGCGCATCGCGCATGGCTACATCTTTTCGGGCCATCGCGGCATCGGCAAAACGACCATCGCCCGCATTCTTGCGTCGGCCCTGAACTGCCGCAATGCCATCGGCTCGGCTGAGCGGCCCACCGCCGAGCCCTGCCTGAAGTGCGACTCCTGCATCGAAATCCGCCAGGGCAATGCAGTAGACGTCATCGAGATCGACGCCGCTACTAACCGCGGCATCGATGAGATTCGCGAGCTGCGCGATGCCGCCCGCTACCGTCCGGCGCGCGACCGCTACAAGATCTACATCCTCGACGAGGCACATCAGATCACCGATGCCGCCTTCAACGCCCTGCTCAAGACGCTGGAGGAGCCACCCGACCACATCGTCTTCATGATGGCGACCACCGAGCCGGAGAACATTCCGCAGACTATCCGCTCGCGCTGCCAGCACTTCAGCTTTCACGCGGTTCGACATGACGACATCCTGGCCGAGCTGCGCGGCATCGCCCAGCAGGAAGATGTCGCCGCGGATGACGCTGCGCTCGCTCTTCTGGCGGAAGCGGGCGACGGCTCCATGCGCGACGCGCTCTCCATCATGGACCAGGCCATCGCCTCCGCCCCGGTGGTGGACGGCAAGGCACAGCTCGTCGCTACTCAGATTCGCGATCTGATGGGCAGTGTGCCGAACACGGTCTTTGAAGAGATCCTCGAGGCCGTCAGCGCAAATCGGTCCGCCGTCGTGATTCAGACAGCAGCGCGGTTGCTGGACGCCGGCAACTCCCCGACACAGATCTCCCGTCAGTTTGTGCGCTACCTGCGCAACTGCGTCGTCGCCAAGATCGCAAACCTGACCGAAGAGAACAATCAGAGCGACCTGCTGCAGATCTCGCAGGATGAGCGCCGGCGCGCCACCCGCAGCTCCCAGCTCTTCACCGAAGAAGAGTTGACGCGTTTTCTGCAGGTGATGCTGCGTACCTTCGACGATCTCGGTTTTCGCCAGGAGCCACGTTTCCATCTGGAGCTCGGCCTGTTGAAGCTGGTTCACCTGCAGCGGTTGCTGCCGGTGGAAGACCTGCTCAGCCAGCTCCCTGCACCGACGGGAGCCAGCTCACGCCCTGCTGCGGCAGCGCCGCCGGTACGGCCTGCAACGCCTCCGCCGGCACGCCCCTCCGGCGGGCAACCTGGAAGCTCTACCTCGGCCACATCAGCCGCTCCGGCGAAACCCGCCTTCTCTCCCTTCGAGGCAGACCGCTCACGCAAGACAGAAATGTCTTCGCGGCCAACGCTGAACAACGTTATTCCTATCGACCAGACAGCCGGCAACCTGGCACTGGCTCCTGAGCCTGTGCTTCCAGCCGCGGCGCCCCTGCCAGAAGTCGCGGCCCCGGTCGCGCTCGTTGAGCCAGTGGTGGAGGCGCCGTCGACACCGAGCCCTATCGCCGTGCCGAAGCCGGTAGCGCCCTCCATTGCTGTATTCGCCGAGCCGGTTGCTACACCGATCGCGGAGCCCGTGATGGCTCCCCCACCCGCTCCTGTCATGGCTCCGCCTGCAACTCCAGTTGAGGTAGTGGTTCCGGCTCCTGCCCCCGTCGCTACAGCGGTCGCAACGCCAACCCCAACCGCAGCCCAGGCGGCAGGAGGCTACGACATCGCCGCACTGCAGAACGCCATCGTCAATGAGCTCTCCGCCAGCAAGGGCCACAGCTCCGCTGCCGACCAGATGGATGAGTCCACCTTCATCATCGAAGGCAACGAGCTGCGCGTCCAGACGACACTCTCGGCCGGCATGTTGAAGTTGTTGATCAACGCGGAGGCGGAGAAGATCATCAAGGCGTCCCTGCGACTGCAGGGCGCTGGAGACCTGAAGCTGGTGCTTCTGGCCGGCTCGGCAGCCAACGCGGCAGCGAAGAAGGATCGCCCCGCTGCAGCAGGCTCCGTCAAAGCAACTGCCATGGAGCATCCCATCGTGCAGCAGGCGCAGAAGCTGTTCAACGCAGAGATTCGAACCGTCATCGACCTGCGCGAAAAATAG
- a CDS encoding SET domain-containing protein — translation MPATLVIRSSAIHAAGCYTTTPIRKGARIVEYDGPRITKDVADERYADRFVTYLFGVGDRNTVIDGFGAAMFINHSCNPNCETQEIDERVFVVAIRNIAPGEELTYEYNLYDSDEEDQPCYCGANVCRGTMFSEEEIRRRKRIAARTAKAGRA, via the coding sequence ATGCCAGCGACACTCGTCATCCGCTCCAGTGCCATCCATGCAGCCGGCTGCTACACCACTACGCCCATCCGTAAGGGCGCACGCATTGTTGAATATGATGGTCCTCGCATTACAAAGGACGTCGCCGACGAACGTTATGCCGACCGTTTCGTCACCTATCTGTTCGGCGTAGGTGATCGCAATACGGTGATCGATGGCTTTGGTGCGGCGATGTTCATCAATCACTCCTGCAACCCTAACTGTGAGACGCAGGAGATCGATGAACGTGTCTTTGTTGTCGCTATCCGCAACATCGCCCCAGGCGAAGAACTAACCTACGAGTACAACCTCTACGACTCGGACGAAGAAGACCAGCCCTGCTATTGCGGCGCCAACGTCTGCCGCGGCACGATGTTCAGCGAAGAGGAGATTCGCCGGCGCAAACGCATCGCAGCGCGTACTGCAAAAGCCGGCCGGGCTTGA
- a CDS encoding tetratricopeptide repeat protein, producing the protein MRWLVLSSVVMLSGLCWSQQQQPAKSCQDAAGKTVACDDPKAKTNDPQTPQQVKQAFPFPEEESRKAAEGKDTPQEPKPEADAPSAQKPVTPADVKKSFPFPGEDAAPANDPAGNSSSSSPNSSSSSSSGSNPSDESKTAEDEDAGPATPTGVKLKDLGSRGEITKKQTPEQRFDEDLKVADFYRKDGNIQGAYNRYIDALDQFADDPDAHFGAAEMALKLGKKDEARQHFEAVLKADAEPKTKKAAEKALASLK; encoded by the coding sequence ATGCGTTGGCTGGTTTTGAGCTCGGTTGTGATGTTGAGTGGCCTCTGCTGGTCGCAACAGCAGCAGCCCGCGAAGTCGTGCCAGGATGCGGCAGGTAAAACCGTGGCCTGCGACGATCCAAAGGCGAAGACAAACGATCCGCAGACGCCGCAGCAGGTAAAGCAGGCATTTCCGTTTCCTGAAGAAGAATCACGGAAGGCAGCTGAAGGAAAAGATACGCCGCAGGAGCCAAAGCCTGAGGCGGATGCGCCTTCTGCTCAGAAGCCGGTAACGCCGGCCGATGTCAAAAAGAGCTTCCCGTTTCCGGGGGAAGATGCAGCCCCCGCAAATGACCCTGCAGGAAATTCCTCCTCTTCGTCCCCCAACTCCTCCTCTTCGTCGTCAAGCGGTAGCAATCCCAGCGATGAGTCGAAGACCGCTGAGGATGAGGACGCCGGTCCGGCGACTCCGACAGGTGTGAAGTTGAAGGATCTGGGCAGCCGGGGCGAGATTACGAAGAAGCAGACCCCCGAACAGCGTTTCGATGAAGACCTGAAGGTGGCCGATTTCTATCGCAAGGACGGAAACATCCAGGGCGCTTACAACCGTTATATCGATGCGCTGGATCAGTTTGCCGACGATCCGGATGCTCACTTCGGCGCTGCCGAGATGGCGCTGAAGCTCGGCAAGAAGGACGAAGCGCGGCAGCACTTCGAGGCCGTGTTGAAGGCCGATGCCGAGCCAAAGACAAAAAAGGCGGCAGAGAAGGCGTTAGCTTCGCTGAAATAG